From the Clostridium putrefaciens genome, one window contains:
- a CDS encoding tetratricopeptide repeat protein, with amino-acid sequence MSYFQKANELYNSHSYKQAIILYKKAIENKENEACAHYNSAVCLIKLKEYQKAILHLKSALSLKQDSKYYFNLAYCYSMIGNTPKSLLYFNTSWAMNHEDEDCNKAINLILNNNSK; translated from the coding sequence ATGAGTTATTTTCAAAAAGCAAATGAATTATACAACAGCCATTCCTACAAACAAGCAATAATTCTATATAAGAAGGCTATTGAAAACAAAGAAAATGAGGCTTGTGCTCATTATAATTCAGCGGTTTGTCTTATTAAATTAAAAGAATACCAAAAAGCAATATTACACCTAAAGTCAGCCCTTAGTTTAAAACAAGATAGCAAATATTATTTTAATCTTGCCTATTGTTATTCTATGATTGGCAATACCCCTAAATCCTTATTATATTTTAATACATCTTGGGCAATGAACCACGAAGATGAAGATTGTAATAAAGCCATAAACTTAATTTTAAATAATAATTCTAAATAA
- a CDS encoding 2-hydroxyacyl-CoA dehydratase: MKDVLHIGLDVGSTTVKVAIMDKNYNLIYGDYRRHYSDIKNSIKEILTSIKDEYKDSFVTINVTGSGGLSVSKWLDIEFVQEVVASTTTVERLIPETDVAIELGGEDAKITYFKGGVEQRMNGTCAGGTGAFIDQMASLLQTDATGLNELSKKHQLIYPIAARCGVFAKTDIQPLLNEGARKEDLATSIFQAVVNQTISGLACGKPIRGNIAFLGGPLYFLSELRDRFKETLKLEDNQVIFPENSQLFVAMGAALHSGKCKIISFSKLIKGLDVLDINQSHEVQRLMPLFKDEDDKRAFYERHNLVATKRGDLSEYKGNCYLGIDAGSTTTKIVLMGEDKEILYSFYGSNKGNPLKLITEILKYIYSKIPKQSKIINSAVTGYGEGLMKSAFKIDIGEIETIAHYKAANNFLPGVEFILDIGGQDMKCLKVKDGVINSILLNEACSSGCGSFIETFAKSLGLTVEEFSKEALQSKAPVDLGSRCTVFMNSRVKQSQKEGATIADISAGLSYSVIKNAIFKVIKIRDPKDMGEKIIVQGGTFYNDSVLRSFEMISNREVIRPDIAGLMGAYGACIIAKERHIENEESTLLKEEELLSFKVESTMRRCGLCANNCLLTINSFPNDERFISGNRCERGEGKENLSTELPNLYEYKYKRLFGYKSLPIEEAKRGRVGIPRVLNVYENYPFWHKFFTELKFRVELSPRSSKNILDLGMETIPSESVCYPAKLVHGHVMSLINKGINFIFYPCIAYERNEVKEANNHYNCPIVTSYGEVIKNNMDVIKEKNINFKNPFLSLENKKRLAKRLYDELKEFSVSYAEVISAVDKAWGEMDNFKQDIRIKSAEALEYIKRTGKKGIVLSGRPYHIDPEINHGIAELINTYDMAVFTEDSVSHLGEVERPLRVVDQWMYHSRLYAAASFVATQDSLELVQLTSFGCGLDAVTTDQVQEILDKKGKIYTLLKIDEGNNLGAVKIRLRSLKASMEERERSGYVPVIKNETQERIPFTKEMKKNHTILAPEMSPIHFQFVETAFRASGYNLIVLPTVDNAAVEEGLKYINNDACYPSIIVVGQLIQALKSGKYDINNTSIMLSQTGGGCRATNYIGFLRKALKESGFTNVPVVSLNAGGIEKNPGFSLTPGLINKSIMGIIYGDLLMRVLYKVRPYEKIKGSSNELYNKWVEKIKVNVSNGKHKEFRQNIKDIVYDFDNLEINNIVKPKVGLVGEILVKFHPSANNNVVELIEREGAEAVMPDLLDFFLYSSYDQDYKYKYLSGSKISQILGNTAIKAMECYRKTLREVLGESKRFEPPKHIKELAFKASKIISLGNQTGEGWFLTAEMIELIEGGTQNIICMQPFACLPNHVTGKGMIKALKANYPKANIVAVDYDPGASEVNQLNRIKLMLSVAFKNVEKPIEPKEIEEKQLVDQCNKL, translated from the coding sequence ATGAAGGATGTATTACACATTGGGCTAGATGTAGGATCTACTACAGTGAAAGTAGCAATTATGGATAAAAATTATAATTTAATATATGGCGATTACAGAAGACACTATTCAGATATTAAGAATTCAATCAAAGAAATTTTGACTAGTATAAAAGACGAATATAAAGATAGCTTTGTTACTATAAATGTTACAGGATCTGGTGGGCTTTCAGTTTCAAAGTGGTTAGATATAGAGTTTGTTCAAGAAGTTGTTGCATCAACAACAACAGTAGAAAGATTGATCCCAGAAACTGATGTAGCTATAGAACTCGGTGGAGAAGATGCAAAAATAACCTATTTTAAAGGCGGAGTAGAACAAAGAATGAATGGAACATGCGCAGGCGGTACTGGTGCTTTCATAGATCAAATGGCTTCGCTTTTGCAAACAGATGCTACAGGATTGAATGAATTATCTAAAAAACATCAACTTATATATCCTATAGCAGCTAGGTGTGGGGTATTTGCAAAGACGGACATTCAGCCACTTTTAAATGAGGGTGCTAGAAAAGAAGATTTAGCAACTTCAATCTTCCAAGCAGTAGTAAACCAAACTATAAGTGGACTTGCCTGTGGTAAACCTATAAGGGGAAATATAGCATTTTTAGGTGGGCCTTTGTACTTTTTATCAGAATTAAGAGATAGATTTAAAGAAACATTAAAGCTAGAAGATAATCAGGTTATATTCCCCGAAAACTCACAGCTGTTTGTAGCTATGGGAGCAGCTTTACATTCAGGTAAATGTAAAATAATTAGTTTTTCTAAGCTCATAAAGGGATTAGATGTATTAGATATAAATCAAAGTCATGAGGTCCAAAGGTTAATGCCTCTTTTCAAAGATGAAGATGATAAAAGGGCCTTTTATGAAAGACATAACTTAGTAGCTACAAAAAGAGGAGATCTTTCTGAATACAAAGGAAACTGCTATTTAGGAATCGATGCAGGATCTACAACAACTAAGATTGTATTAATGGGAGAAGATAAAGAAATATTATATTCTTTTTATGGAAGCAATAAAGGAAATCCATTAAAGCTCATTACGGAGATATTAAAATATATATATAGTAAGATTCCAAAACAATCTAAAATTATAAACTCAGCAGTTACTGGATATGGTGAAGGCTTAATGAAGTCTGCATTTAAAATAGACATTGGAGAGATAGAAACTATAGCTCACTACAAAGCAGCAAATAATTTTCTACCCGGAGTGGAATTTATATTAGACATTGGTGGACAAGACATGAAATGTTTAAAGGTTAAGGATGGAGTTATAAATAGCATACTTCTAAATGAAGCTTGCTCTTCTGGTTGTGGATCTTTCATTGAAACTTTTGCAAAATCCTTAGGGCTTACAGTAGAAGAATTTTCAAAAGAAGCACTTCAATCAAAAGCACCGGTAGATTTAGGCTCTAGATGTACTGTGTTTATGAATTCTAGAGTAAAACAATCCCAAAAAGAGGGTGCTACTATAGCGGATATTTCTGCAGGGCTTTCTTATTCTGTTATAAAAAATGCTATCTTTAAGGTGATTAAGATTAGAGATCCTAAAGATATGGGTGAAAAGATAATTGTCCAAGGTGGCACCTTTTATAATGACTCAGTTTTAAGAAGTTTTGAGATGATTTCTAATAGAGAAGTTATAAGACCTGATATAGCAGGCCTTATGGGAGCCTATGGAGCCTGCATAATAGCTAAGGAAAGACATATAGAAAATGAAGAAAGTACTTTGTTAAAAGAAGAAGAACTTTTAAGTTTTAAAGTTGAAAGTACTATGAGAAGGTGCGGACTTTGTGCAAATAATTGTTTGCTTACGATAAATAGTTTCCCAAATGATGAAAGATTTATATCTGGTAATAGATGTGAAAGAGGAGAAGGCAAAGAGAACTTAAGTACAGAACTTCCTAACTTGTATGAGTATAAATATAAAAGATTATTTGGTTATAAATCACTTCCGATAGAAGAAGCAAAAAGAGGAAGGGTTGGAATACCAAGGGTTCTCAATGTTTATGAAAATTACCCGTTTTGGCATAAATTCTTTACAGAACTTAAATTTAGGGTGGAATTATCTCCAAGGTCTTCTAAAAATATATTAGACTTAGGAATGGAAACTATACCATCAGAATCTGTTTGTTATCCAGCAAAATTGGTACATGGACATGTTATGAGCCTTATAAACAAAGGAATTAATTTTATATTCTATCCATGTATAGCTTACGAAAGAAATGAAGTGAAAGAGGCTAATAACCATTATAATTGCCCTATAGTTACGTCTTATGGCGAAGTAATAAAAAATAATATGGATGTAATAAAAGAAAAGAATATAAATTTTAAAAACCCATTTTTATCTCTTGAAAATAAAAAACGACTTGCGAAAAGGCTCTACGATGAATTAAAAGAGTTTTCTGTAAGTTATGCAGAAGTTATATCCGCAGTGGACAAGGCTTGGGGTGAAATGGATAATTTTAAGCAAGATATAAGAATAAAATCGGCAGAGGCACTAGAATATATAAAAAGAACAGGCAAAAAAGGTATTGTTTTAAGTGGAAGGCCTTACCACATAGATCCAGAAATAAACCATGGTATAGCCGAACTTATAAATACTTATGACATGGCGGTATTTACGGAGGACAGTGTAAGTCATCTAGGAGAAGTAGAAAGGCCACTAAGGGTAGTAGACCAATGGATGTATCATAGCAGGTTATATGCAGCAGCTAGCTTTGTTGCAACACAAGACTCATTAGAACTTGTTCAATTAACTTCCTTTGGATGTGGACTTGATGCAGTTACAACAGATCAAGTTCAAGAGATATTAGATAAAAAAGGCAAGATATATACATTGCTTAAAATAGATGAAGGAAATAACCTTGGAGCTGTAAAAATAAGATTGAGATCTCTAAAAGCTTCTATGGAGGAAAGAGAAAGATCTGGATATGTCCCAGTAATTAAGAATGAAACCCAAGAGAGGATACCATTTACAAAGGAAATGAAAAAAAATCATACTATATTGGCACCAGAAATGTCACCTATTCATTTTCAATTTGTAGAGACAGCTTTTAGAGCTAGTGGATATAACCTTATAGTACTACCAACAGTGGATAATGCAGCTGTTGAGGAAGGTTTAAAATATATAAATAATGATGCTTGTTATCCGTCTATAATAGTAGTAGGTCAGTTAATACAAGCTCTTAAGTCAGGCAAATATGATATTAATAATACATCTATTATGTTAAGTCAAACAGGGGGAGGATGTAGGGCAACTAATTATATAGGATTTTTAAGAAAGGCTCTTAAAGAATCGGGATTTACAAATGTTCCTGTAGTTTCTCTAAATGCAGGAGGAATCGAAAAGAATCCTGGTTTCTCTTTAACCCCAGGGTTAATTAATAAAAGTATTATGGGTATAATTTACGGGGATTTATTAATGAGGGTTTTATATAAAGTGAGACCTTATGAGAAAATCAAAGGATCTTCTAATGAATTATATAATAAATGGGTGGAAAAGATTAAAGTAAATGTATCAAATGGGAAGCATAAAGAGTTTAGGCAAAATATTAAAGATATAGTATATGACTTTGATAATTTAGAGATAAATAATATAGTAAAACCTAAGGTAGGGCTTGTAGGTGAAATATTAGTCAAGTTTCATCCTTCAGCAAATAATAATGTAGTAGAACTTATTGAAAGAGAGGGCGCTGAGGCTGTTATGCCAGATTTATTAGACTTCTTTTTATATTCGTCCTATGATCAAGATTATAAATATAAATATCTTTCGGGAAGTAAGATATCTCAGATACTAGGTAACACAGCTATAAAAGCTATGGAATGTTACAGAAAAACATTAAGAGAAGTATTAGGGGAAAGTAAAAGATTCGAACCTCCAAAACACATAAAAGAACTAGCTTTTAAAGCTTCGAAAATAATATCTTTAGGTAATCAAACAGGAGAAGGTTGGTTTTTAACAGCAGAGATGATAGAACTTATAGAAGGTGGAACACAAAATATAATTTGTATGCAGCCTTTTGCATGTCTACCTAATCATGTAACTGGTAAGGGGATGATAAAGGCACTTAAAGCAAACTATCCAAAAGCTAATATAGTAGCTGTTGATTATGATCCAGGAGCTAGCGAAGTAAACCAACTAAATAGAATAAAACTAATGCTTTCCGTAGCTTTTAAGAATGTTGAAAAACCAATTGAACCAAAGGAAATAGAGGAAAAACAACTAGTAGATCAATGTAATAAATTATAA
- a CDS encoding valine--tRNA ligase codes for MDEKKNLETKYSPKEFEEKIYKNWEEKGYFTPKVDLNKKAYTIIMPPPNITGKLHLGHALDNTLQDMIIRFKRMQGYNALWLPGEDHASIATEVKVENELLKKGIKKKEIGREAFLEKVWEWTDEYRDSIRSQIKKMGCSVDFTRESFTMDERLNKAVKHVFVKLYNEGLIYQGNRITNWCPKCVTAISDAEMEHKEQQGNFWHIRYPLVGTDKFLEIATTRPETMLGDTAVAVNPRDERYNDIVGKMLLLPLVNREIPIIADEYVDMEFGTGAVKITPAHDPNDYEVGKRHNLKEIKIMDDKGHINEFGGKYQGLERYEARKAIVEDLKSEGYLVNIKEHVHNVGFHDRCGTVVEPIISKQWYVKMESLAAPAVKAVKDGETKFIPERFEKTYYNWMENIQDWCISRQLWWGHRIPVWYCECGEITVSEETVSFCPKCGSNNLKQDSDVLDTWFSSALWPFSTLGWPEKTEDLEYFYPTDTLVTGYDIIFFWVARMVFSGIHNLGEVPFKNVFIHGMVRDSEGRKMSKSLGNGVDPLEVIDEYGADALRFMLVTGNAPGNDIRFYPERVESARNFANKIWNASRFVMMNLDEDLMKEYKDSKEYTLADRWILSKMNSLIKEVTENMDKFELGIALQKVYDFIWIEFCDWYIELVKPILYGEDKKQKATTLNVLKKVLTVSLQLLHPVMPFITEEIYIHLDSDYESITISSFPEYQESLADDKAETQMTYIVEGIRSLRNVRAEMNVIRSRKTKVLAYVLDEAKEAFDNGKTYFEKLASVSEVEIIKDKENLPENLVSLVVKGGELFIPLLDLVDKEKELERLNKEKDKLESEIERTKKKLSNERFVSKAPESVVEEEKVKGEKYKSMLEAILLRIESLN; via the coding sequence ATGGATGAAAAGAAAAACTTAGAGACGAAATATAGTCCAAAAGAATTTGAAGAAAAGATATATAAGAATTGGGAAGAAAAAGGATACTTTACTCCTAAGGTGGATCTTAATAAAAAGGCTTATACCATAATAATGCCACCACCTAATATTACAGGAAAGTTACATTTAGGTCACGCATTAGATAATACACTTCAAGATATGATTATAAGATTTAAAAGGATGCAAGGGTACAATGCTCTATGGCTTCCAGGAGAGGACCATGCAAGTATAGCAACAGAAGTTAAGGTAGAAAATGAACTATTAAAAAAGGGTATCAAAAAGAAAGAAATTGGTAGAGAAGCATTTTTAGAAAAGGTTTGGGAATGGACTGATGAATATAGAGATAGCATTAGATCTCAAATTAAGAAAATGGGATGTTCAGTAGACTTTACTAGAGAAAGCTTTACCATGGATGAAAGACTAAATAAGGCTGTAAAACATGTCTTTGTAAAACTTTATAATGAAGGACTTATATATCAAGGAAATAGAATAACTAACTGGTGCCCAAAATGTGTTACTGCTATTTCTGATGCGGAGATGGAACATAAGGAACAACAAGGTAACTTCTGGCATATAAGATATCCTTTAGTTGGAACAGATAAGTTTTTAGAAATAGCAACTACAAGGCCTGAAACTATGCTTGGAGATACCGCTGTTGCTGTAAACCCAAGAGATGAGAGATATAATGATATAGTAGGTAAAATGTTATTACTACCTTTAGTAAATAGAGAAATACCTATCATTGCTGATGAGTATGTAGATATGGAATTTGGAACTGGAGCTGTTAAAATAACGCCAGCACATGATCCTAATGACTACGAAGTAGGTAAGAGGCATAACTTAAAAGAAATAAAGATAATGGATGATAAAGGACATATAAACGAGTTCGGAGGAAAATACCAGGGCCTTGAAAGATATGAAGCTAGAAAAGCTATAGTAGAGGATTTAAAAAGTGAAGGATACCTAGTTAACATAAAGGAACATGTACACAATGTAGGATTCCATGATAGATGTGGTACAGTTGTTGAACCTATAATATCAAAACAGTGGTATGTAAAGATGGAAAGTTTAGCAGCGCCTGCTGTAAAGGCTGTAAAGGATGGGGAGACTAAATTCATACCAGAAAGATTTGAAAAGACATATTATAACTGGATGGAAAATATACAAGATTGGTGTATATCAAGGCAACTTTGGTGGGGGCATAGGATTCCAGTTTGGTACTGTGAGTGTGGAGAAATAACAGTTAGTGAAGAAACTGTAAGCTTCTGTCCTAAATGTGGAAGTAATAATTTAAAGCAGGACTCTGATGTTCTAGATACTTGGTTTAGCTCAGCCCTTTGGCCTTTTTCAACACTTGGATGGCCAGAAAAGACTGAAGACTTAGAGTACTTTTACCCTACAGATACATTAGTTACAGGATATGATATTATATTCTTTTGGGTAGCTAGAATGGTATTTTCAGGAATACATAACCTTGGAGAGGTACCTTTTAAAAATGTGTTTATCCATGGTATGGTAAGAGATTCAGAAGGTAGGAAAATGTCTAAATCTCTTGGAAATGGTGTAGATCCTTTAGAAGTTATAGACGAGTATGGTGCAGATGCACTAAGATTTATGCTTGTTACAGGAAATGCTCCAGGAAATGATATAAGATTTTATCCTGAAAGAGTTGAATCTGCAAGAAACTTTGCAAATAAGATTTGGAATGCATCAAGATTTGTTATGATGAACTTAGATGAAGATTTAATGAAAGAATATAAAGATTCCAAAGAGTATACTTTAGCTGACAGATGGATATTATCTAAAATGAATTCCCTTATAAAAGAAGTAACAGAAAATATGGATAAGTTTGAACTTGGAATTGCACTTCAAAAGGTATATGATTTTATATGGATAGAATTTTGTGATTGGTATATTGAACTTGTAAAGCCTATACTTTATGGTGAAGATAAAAAGCAAAAGGCTACCACATTAAATGTATTAAAGAAGGTTTTAACTGTTTCATTACAACTACTTCATCCTGTAATGCCTTTTATTACAGAAGAGATATATATTCACTTAGATAGTGATTATGAGTCTATAACTATATCTTCCTTTCCAGAGTATCAGGAAAGCTTAGCAGATGATAAGGCTGAAACTCAAATGACTTATATAGTAGAGGGTATAAGGTCCTTAAGAAATGTAAGAGCTGAGATGAATGTTATACGATCAAGAAAGACTAAAGTTCTTGCTTACGTATTAGACGAAGCTAAGGAAGCCTTTGATAATGGTAAGACTTACTTTGAAAAGTTAGCTTCTGTAAGTGAAGTTGAAATAATAAAAGACAAGGAAAATCTTCCTGAAAACTTAGTTTCATTAGTAGTTAAAGGTGGGGAATTATTTATACCTTTACTAGATTTAGTTGATAAAGAAAAAGAACTAGAAAGATTAAATAAGGAAAAGGATAAACTTGAATCTGAAATAGAAAGAACTAAAAAGAAACTTTCAAATGAAAGATTTGTATCTAAGGCACCAGAATCTGTAGTTGAAGAAGAAAAGGTTAAGGGTGAAAAATACAAATCTATGTTAGAGGCTATTTTACTTAGAATTGAAAGCTTAAACTAA
- a CDS encoding bifunctional folylpolyglutamate synthase/dihydrofolate synthase: MSYEEARSYIDDTAKFGNNYGLSRTEKILELLGNPHKKIKCIHVAGTNGKGSTTAMINEMIFKNGYKVGMYTSPYLEEFEERMQINKENISKDNLRKIISKLSKVVHEVIKLGYEHPTEFEIITCAMYLYFYLEKVDYAVIEVGLGGRLDSTNVITPLISVITSISYDHMDILGSTLTEIATEKAGIIKKGIPVVCYPQNEEALEVIKKKCKKEGSELILVKEDSAKLINVIEKESSLTQALEINTNKDTYFIELSLLGQHQILNASLAISVIEKLSSIENVEIKNNTIINALKDVKWPARLEVVKYDKGKVIIDGAHNIDGIIKLKESIKTYFKYNNMILILGILADKQVDEMLSSIAPMSKKVITVTPHSKRAELALELKDHVKRYNEDCEAIEDYKKAYEKALTYASPNDIIVISGSLYMVGDMRKIIQNMSL; encoded by the coding sequence ATGAGTTATGAAGAAGCTAGAAGTTATATAGATGATACAGCGAAGTTTGGAAACAACTATGGATTATCACGAACAGAAAAAATTTTAGAACTTCTTGGAAATCCTCATAAAAAGATAAAATGTATACATGTAGCAGGCACTAATGGAAAAGGGTCTACTACGGCAATGATAAATGAAATGATTTTTAAAAATGGGTATAAAGTAGGAATGTACACATCCCCATACCTAGAAGAATTTGAAGAAAGAATGCAAATTAATAAAGAAAATATTTCAAAGGATAATTTAAGAAAGATAATATCAAAATTATCGAAAGTAGTACATGAAGTTATTAAATTAGGCTATGAGCATCCTACAGAATTTGAGATTATAACCTGTGCTATGTATTTGTATTTTTATTTAGAAAAAGTTGATTATGCTGTAATTGAAGTAGGGCTTGGAGGAAGACTTGATTCTACTAATGTTATAACCCCCTTAATATCAGTTATAACATCTATAAGTTATGATCATATGGATATATTAGGATCAACTCTAACAGAAATTGCCACAGAAAAAGCAGGTATAATTAAAAAAGGAATACCTGTAGTGTGTTATCCTCAAAATGAGGAAGCTTTAGAAGTGATAAAAAAGAAATGTAAAAAAGAAGGCTCGGAACTTATATTAGTTAAAGAAGATTCAGCTAAATTAATAAATGTTATAGAAAAAGAAAGTTCATTGACTCAAGCTTTAGAAATAAATACTAACAAAGATACTTATTTTATAGAATTATCTCTTTTAGGACAACATCAGATATTAAACGCTTCACTTGCCATTTCTGTTATAGAAAAGCTTTCTAGTATTGAAAATGTTGAAATAAAAAATAATACTATAATTAATGCTCTAAAAGATGTTAAGTGGCCAGCGAGACTTGAAGTTGTAAAGTATGATAAGGGCAAGGTTATTATAGATGGGGCCCATAATATAGATGGAATTATAAAGCTTAAAGAGAGTATAAAAACCTATTTTAAATACAATAATATGATTTTAATATTAGGAATTCTTGCGGACAAGCAAGTTGATGAAATGTTAAGCAGCATAGCTCCTATGAGCAAAAAGGTCATAACGGTAACTCCACATAGCAAAAGGGCAGAACTAGCATTAGAGTTAAAAGACCATGTAAAAAGGTATAATGAAGATTGTGAGGCAATAGAAGATTATAAAAAGGCCTACGAAAAGGCTTTAACATATGCATCGCCAAACGATATTATAGTAATTTCAGGGTCGCTTTATATGGTTGGAGATATGAGAAAGATAATACAAAATATGAGTCTATAA
- a CDS encoding YncE family protein has protein sequence MDYLYICNTGSDSVSKVCLKDLKEIKINIKRQNELVGPHGICPWKSYVIVANNYNNTISILDIVEDKEVANYYIGAHCNDLKVFKEYAYVLCGESNTLVIFDLISRKVIRELPCGNMPHSIDICKSNGIAAVANMEGHEISIIDCNKNEVIKTISLLETYPTKVILSEDGEKVIVCESNMGVDKNGRINILDINKGKSIAIVETGRCPVDMSVDFKRKLGFVSNFSEGTISALDLEHMQEIKKVYVGGTPRGILQHKKFLYVGDNYNNMIIKYDIYNGNKNAITIDKEPNGMALV, from the coding sequence ATGGATTATCTATATATATGCAATACGGGATCTGATTCTGTTTCTAAGGTATGTTTAAAAGACTTAAAGGAAATAAAAATTAATATTAAAAGACAAAACGAACTAGTTGGACCACATGGAATATGTCCATGGAAAAGCTATGTCATAGTGGCTAATAATTATAATAACACAATATCTATACTGGATATTGTAGAAGATAAAGAAGTGGCTAACTATTATATAGGAGCCCATTGTAATGACTTAAAGGTATTTAAAGAATATGCTTATGTGCTTTGTGGTGAATCAAATACTTTAGTTATATTTGATTTAATAAGTAGGAAAGTTATAAGAGAACTTCCTTGTGGAAATATGCCTCACAGTATAGATATATGTAAAAGTAATGGGATAGCTGCAGTAGCAAATATGGAAGGACATGAAATATCTATTATAGACTGTAATAAAAATGAAGTAATAAAAACTATAAGTCTTCTTGAAACTTATCCAACAAAAGTAATATTAAGTGAGGACGGAGAAAAGGTAATAGTTTGTGAAAGTAATATGGGGGTTGATAAAAATGGAAGAATAAATATTTTAGATATAAACAAAGGTAAATCTATAGCTATCGTTGAAACAGGGAGGTGTCCTGTAGATATGTCAGTAGATTTTAAAAGGAAATTAGGGTTTGTATCTAACTTTTCAGAAGGAACTATAAGTGCTTTAGATTTAGAACATATGCAGGAGATAAAAAAGGTATATGTAGGTGGAACACCAAGGGGAATATTACAACATAAGAAATTTTTATATGTAGGGGACAACTATAATAATATGATTATTAAATATGATATATATAATGGCAATAAAAATGCCATTACCATAGATAAAGAACCTAATGGAATGGCATTAGTATAA
- a CDS encoding DUF4364 family protein, with translation MYESTLELAENKLMVLYILKSIKIPISNSQLTEMILENGFINYFTLQQYITELISSSFISYDKKNEKKVLVLSAKGEKVLSMFQDRISPSKTEVIEAYIKERLETIKRELTLTSNYTIDDNGNFIVDLKAIENDFMLMDLKINVTSNKQAMSLCDKWKSNSSEIYNKIMQLLINS, from the coding sequence ATGTATGAAAGCACTTTAGAACTAGCGGAAAACAAATTAATGGTGCTATATATATTGAAAAGTATAAAGATACCTATATCTAATAGTCAATTAACAGAAATGATTCTAGAAAATGGTTTTATAAACTACTTTACACTACAACAATATATAACAGAATTAATTTCATCGTCTTTTATTAGCTATGACAAAAAAAACGAGAAAAAGGTCTTGGTATTGTCTGCTAAAGGAGAAAAGGTACTATCTATGTTTCAAGATAGAATATCTCCTTCTAAAACAGAAGTAATAGAGGCTTATATAAAAGAAAGATTAGAAACCATAAAAAGAGAACTTACTCTAACCTCTAACTATACCATTGACGATAATGGTAACTTTATAGTAGACTTAAAAGCCATAGAAAACGACTTTATGCTTATGGATTTAAAAATAAATGTTACTTCAAATAAGCAAGCTATGTCACTTTGTGATAAATGGAAATCAAATTCTTCTGAAATATATAATAAAATAATGCAACTTCTTATAAACAGTTAA
- the pdaB gene encoding polysaccharide deacetylase family sporulation protein PdaB, giving the protein MKKKIIKKGMISLILVTVVIFTYITLGNGNSLVNSKVQKKVPIYSVETSEKKISFTFDISWGLDNVEEILDILDEYNVKATFFVVGGWIDYDLKNAEMVKEIHKRGHEIGNHSNMHPNMSNISKDRIIKELEVTSAKIKNITSEDVKLFRCPSGAYNDLLIDTAEGLNYYVIQWDVDSIDWKSEGAEVEYNRVIDKTKAGSILLFHNDAKYTPKNIPRIIQYFKSKDYEIVKVGDLIYRENYKIDSLGIQKLMN; this is encoded by the coding sequence ATTAAGAAAAAAATAATAAAGAAAGGGATGATTTCTTTGATTTTAGTAACAGTAGTAATTTTCACTTATATTACTTTAGGTAATGGAAACTCTTTAGTTAATTCAAAAGTGCAGAAAAAGGTACCTATATATTCTGTAGAAACCAGTGAGAAAAAGATTTCTTTCACCTTTGATATAAGCTGGGGGTTGGACAATGTTGAAGAAATACTAGATATATTAGATGAATATAATGTAAAGGCCACATTTTTTGTTGTAGGTGGATGGATTGATTATGATTTAAAAAATGCAGAAATGGTGAAAGAAATACATAAAAGGGGTCATGAAATAGGAAATCATAGTAATATGCACCCAAATATGAGTAATATATCTAAAGATAGAATTATAAAAGAGTTAGAAGTTACTAGTGCTAAGATAAAAAATATAACTAGTGAAGATGTAAAACTTTTTAGATGTCCTAGTGGAGCATATAATGACCTTTTAATTGATACAGCGGAAGGTCTTAATTATTATGTCATTCAGTGGGATGTAGATAGTATTGATTGGAAGTCAGAGGGGGCTGAGGTTGAATATAATAGGGTTATAGATAAAACTAAAGCTGGATCTATACTTTTATTCCATAATGATGCAAAGTATACACCTAAGAATATTCCAAGGATTATCCAATATTTTAAATCTAAGGATTATGAAATAGTAAAGGTGGGTGACCTTATATATAGAGAAAATTATAAGATTGATAGTTTAGGAATTCAAAAACTAATGAATTAG